In Lactococcus paracarnosus, a genomic segment contains:
- the citG gene encoding triphosphoribosyl-dephospho-CoA synthase CitG translates to MSIFAKGKSVNLTDILANKTQRVARLHEVRQRFPDVTTISITLNIAGNIKNSRQIQVIFQSGIQKLAKLFTPQWQVIHLDFQTGPEAIFVADADANTCKKTAVAFETNFALGRLFDVDILVADGSHLSRTTLGLPHRTCYVCGDLAKVCARSQKHPWIAIRKALDAIYLGYVRQDKEKWVSSAIRAMLYEVSVTPKPGLVDPSSQGSHQDMDAFLFMDSALSLQAYFSDLYDISLSWPKSLPKLFQEIREEGIKAETTMLNTTQHVNTHKGAIFSLGILFSASVYQKQVALKLPEIICQMLAGLTQRDFSDFTNKHPLTAGENQFLTYGITGVRGEAEKGFPVVFDLALPYLKNRKGTMNDRLLDTLMLIATSIKDTNLIKRAGGIHVLDNLQEQVTHFFDLGGAKTTAGKAYIHQLDQDFMRQNLSMGGAADLLILTIFLDLLTDTL, encoded by the coding sequence ATGTCTATTTTTGCTAAGGGTAAATCAGTAAACCTGACTGACATTCTTGCCAATAAAACACAACGTGTTGCAAGACTGCACGAGGTTAGGCAACGGTTTCCAGATGTGACGACCATCTCGATAACCTTGAATATAGCAGGAAATATTAAAAATAGTCGTCAGATACAGGTCATTTTTCAATCCGGTATCCAAAAGCTGGCTAAGCTGTTTACACCTCAGTGGCAAGTGATACATCTTGACTTTCAGACAGGACCAGAAGCGATTTTTGTTGCAGATGCTGACGCTAATACTTGTAAGAAAACAGCAGTTGCATTTGAGACGAATTTTGCGTTAGGGCGTTTATTTGATGTGGATATTTTGGTAGCTGATGGTAGTCACTTGTCTAGGACAACGTTAGGATTACCACACCGGACTTGCTATGTATGTGGGGACTTGGCAAAAGTTTGTGCTAGATCACAAAAGCATCCTTGGATTGCGATTCGAAAAGCGTTAGACGCCATATATCTAGGCTATGTCAGACAAGATAAAGAGAAATGGGTATCGTCTGCTATTCGTGCAATGCTCTATGAAGTATCTGTTACACCAAAACCTGGCTTGGTAGATCCGAGTAGTCAGGGGAGTCATCAGGATATGGATGCCTTCCTTTTTATGGATAGTGCCTTGAGTTTGCAGGCTTACTTTTCAGACTTATACGACATCAGCCTGTCCTGGCCAAAGTCCTTACCGAAGCTATTTCAAGAAATAAGAGAGGAGGGAATTAAGGCGGAAACAACGATGTTAAACACGACTCAGCATGTCAATACACATAAAGGGGCTATTTTTTCATTAGGGATCCTTTTTTCAGCCAGTGTTTATCAGAAGCAGGTGGCACTTAAGCTACCTGAAATCATCTGCCAGATGTTAGCTGGATTGACTCAGCGAGATTTTTCAGATTTCACCAATAAGCATCCGTTGACAGCAGGTGAAAATCAATTTTTGACCTATGGTATAACAGGTGTCCGTGGTGAAGCTGAAAAGGGATTTCCAGTTGTGTTTGATTTAGCACTCCCCTATCTAAAAAATAGAAAAGGGACGATGAATGATCGCTTATTGGATACACTGATGTTAATCGCCACCTCTATAAAAGATACTAACTTGATTAAACGGGCTGGTGGTATTCACGTACTGGATAATCTCCAAGAACAAGTCACTCACTTTTTTGACTTAGGAGGTGCAAAAACAACAGCAGGGAAAGCCTATATACATCAGCTAGATCAAGATTTCATGCGTCAAAATCTTAGTATGGGTGGGGCAGCAGACTTATTAATACTTACTATCTTTTTGGACTTGTTAACTGATACGCTCTAA
- the citF gene encoding citrate lyase subunit alpha gives MKNKVNRELPDELTKRYGYLPFTNSSYEGVVTQRRGSKVRATTGKEKCTYTLEEVIVKTVQDGMTLSFHHHFREGDYVFNVVMRLMIDLGYKNLTLAPSSLTNIMNDIVVEAIEKGVVTHITSSGMRGKLGEVVSQGMLQNPVILRSHGGRARAIETGSIKIDVAFLGVPNSDEMGNANGMVGASACGALGYALMDAQYAQTVVLVTDHLVPYPNMPASIKQTQVDYVVKITSVGDPDKIGSGATRFTSDPKELKIAQTVNQVITNSPYFKDGFSFQTGTGGAALAVSRFLRQSMLDKQIKASFALGGITSAMVDLLKEGLVGKLMDVQDFDRGAAQSMHENENQQEIDASWYADPANKGAMVDKLDIVILSALEIDTAFNVNVMTGSDGIIRGAIGGHQDAATAKLTIIAAPLVRGRLATIVPHVTTVVTPGDTIDVVVTEVGIAINPLRTDLLASLSHIPALPIFTMQELQAKATEKTGTPTPLSFTDKVVAFVEYRDGTLIDVIKQVKE, from the coding sequence TTGAAAAATAAAGTAAATCGAGAACTACCAGATGAACTCACCAAAAGATATGGCTACCTACCGTTTACTAATAGTAGTTATGAGGGTGTGGTCACACAGAGACGTGGCTCTAAAGTGCGGGCAACAACAGGCAAAGAAAAATGTACCTATACCTTAGAAGAAGTTATCGTCAAAACTGTGCAAGATGGCATGACACTTTCTTTCCACCATCATTTCCGAGAAGGAGACTATGTTTTTAATGTGGTGATGCGACTGATGATTGATTTGGGGTATAAGAATCTTACCTTGGCACCATCATCTTTAACAAATATCATGAATGATATCGTGGTAGAAGCAATAGAGAAAGGTGTCGTCACACATATTACGTCTTCTGGTATGCGAGGCAAATTAGGCGAGGTTGTCTCTCAGGGTATGCTACAAAATCCAGTTATTTTACGTTCACATGGTGGTCGTGCCAGGGCAATTGAGACGGGTAGCATCAAAATTGATGTCGCTTTTTTAGGTGTCCCAAATAGTGATGAAATGGGTAATGCAAATGGCATGGTTGGCGCATCAGCATGTGGCGCTTTGGGCTATGCCTTGATGGATGCGCAGTATGCCCAAACTGTTGTCTTAGTCACTGATCATCTCGTACCCTATCCCAACATGCCGGCATCAATCAAACAAACTCAGGTTGACTATGTTGTTAAGATTACCTCAGTTGGTGATCCAGATAAGATAGGATCTGGGGCAACACGTTTCACAAGCGATCCTAAAGAGTTGAAAATAGCTCAGACTGTAAATCAAGTCATCACAAACTCTCCCTATTTTAAGGATGGTTTCTCATTTCAAACTGGTACTGGCGGTGCAGCACTAGCAGTCTCTCGTTTTCTGCGTCAATCGATGCTTGATAAGCAAATTAAGGCATCATTTGCCTTAGGTGGGATTACCAGCGCGATGGTAGACTTATTAAAAGAAGGTCTTGTTGGTAAGCTGATGGATGTTCAAGATTTTGATCGTGGCGCTGCCCAATCAATGCATGAAAATGAGAACCAACAAGAGATTGATGCGTCTTGGTATGCAGATCCTGCTAATAAGGGTGCTATGGTTGATAAATTAGATATTGTCATTCTATCTGCCTTAGAAATTGATACAGCTTTCAATGTTAATGTTATGACAGGATCAGACGGTATCATACGTGGTGCTATTGGCGGTCACCAAGATGCTGCGACGGCAAAGTTAACGATTATTGCAGCGCCTTTAGTGCGTGGTCGTCTAGCAACTATCGTTCCTCATGTGACGACAGTTGTCACACCAGGTGACACGATTGATGTGGTTGTCACAGAAGTTGGGATTGCCATCAATCCACTACGTACGGATTTATTAGCTAGTCTCAGTCATATCCCGGCTCTCCCAATTTTTACGATGCAAGAACTGCAAGCTAAAGCAACAGAGAAAACAGGCACTCCTACGCCCTTAAGCTTTACAGATAAGGTTGTGGCATTTGTTGAGTACCGAGATGGGACACTGATCGATGTTATCAAACAAGTCAAAGAGTAA
- the citE gene encoding citrate (pro-3S)-lyase subunit beta has product MLKQDRLRRTMLFVPGNNPAMLKDAGIYGADAIMFDLEDAVAISEKDTARYLVYEMIKNVDFGQVELVVRINGLDTPYWQNDVRAMVKAGIDVIRLPKVETADMMTDLTIMILLAEKEFGRQAGETKVMAAIESALGVLNAREIAMSCQGRMMGIALSGMDYTKDMGTHRYPDGQELHFARNMVLHAARAAKIAAFDTVFTDMNDEAGFIRETQLIHQLGYDGKSVINPRQIPLVNLVYQPTKSEVLAAQAVVAASKAAAEKGTGVLSLNGQMIDRPVVLQAEKVLQLAKATHLVDEKGNDIEK; this is encoded by the coding sequence ATGCTCAAGCAAGATCGCTTACGTCGGACGATGCTATTTGTACCTGGTAATAACCCAGCCATGTTAAAGGATGCAGGGATTTATGGGGCAGATGCCATCATGTTTGATTTAGAGGATGCGGTAGCCATATCTGAAAAAGATACCGCCCGTTATTTAGTCTATGAAATGATAAAAAATGTTGATTTTGGTCAGGTAGAGCTTGTGGTTCGCATCAATGGGTTGGATACACCGTATTGGCAAAATGATGTTCGAGCCATGGTTAAAGCGGGGATAGATGTCATCCGCTTGCCTAAAGTTGAGACAGCCGACATGATGACTGATTTAACCATCATGATTTTGTTAGCAGAAAAAGAATTTGGTCGACAAGCAGGAGAGACCAAGGTAATGGCAGCAATAGAGTCAGCGCTTGGTGTCTTGAATGCCAGAGAAATTGCCATGAGTTGCCAGGGGCGCATGATGGGAATCGCACTGTCGGGGATGGACTATACGAAGGATATGGGGACACATCGTTATCCAGATGGTCAAGAATTGCATTTTGCGCGCAATATGGTACTTCATGCCGCGCGTGCTGCCAAGATAGCAGCATTTGATACTGTCTTTACAGATATGAATGATGAGGCGGGCTTTATCCGTGAAACGCAGCTGATTCATCAGTTGGGCTATGATGGTAAATCGGTCATTAACCCTCGGCAAATACCGTTGGTCAATCTGGTTTATCAACCAACAAAGAGTGAAGTTCTAGCTGCGCAGGCTGTTGTTGCGGCCAGCAAAGCTGCAGCTGAAAAAGGAACAGGTGTCCTGTCACTTAATGGTCAAATGATTGACCGCCCAGTCGTCTTACAGGCAGAAAAAGTCCTGCAGTTAGCTAAAGCAACTCACCTTGTGGATGAGAAAGGAAATGATATTGAAAAATAA
- the citD gene encoding citrate lyase acyl carrier protein — translation MEVKKTALAGTLESSDVQVMISPNESGITIDLVSDVKKQFGEAIVARVKQVLSAYDITDAMVKIVDKGALDSVIKARMIAAVQRALDIVEEPKWEVL, via the coding sequence ATGGAAGTAAAAAAGACAGCCTTGGCTGGTACACTAGAGTCTTCAGATGTACAGGTCATGATTTCACCTAACGAATCTGGGATTACGATAGACCTAGTATCAGACGTCAAAAAGCAATTTGGGGAAGCCATAGTAGCACGTGTCAAACAAGTACTATCAGCTTATGATATTACAGATGCAATGGTGAAGATCGTAGATAAAGGTGCTTTAGATAGTGTTATCAAGGCACGCATGATAGCAGCAGTACAACGTGCACTAGACATAGTTGAAGAACCGAAATGGGAGGTATTATAA